The following proteins come from a genomic window of Musa acuminata AAA Group cultivar baxijiao chromosome BXJ1-7, Cavendish_Baxijiao_AAA, whole genome shotgun sequence:
- the LOC103990952 gene encoding putative ALA-interacting subunit 2, with protein MEMEAGSTSASGGGTQAHSYSPLRSKAFYKFTQQNLPACKPNLTPARVIAIFLLAGVVFIPVGLVCLRASESVVEILDRYDIECVPESYRNNKVAYIKDSSISKNCKRLIKIQKHMNAPIYVYYELDNYYQNHRRYIKSRSDKQLLHGLGYKDTSSCRPEEYNNGLSIVPCGLVAWSLFNDSYTFVRETVELRINRRNIAWKSDREHKFGRNVYPFNFQNGSLIGGGTLDPDVPLSEQEDLIVWMRTAALPKFRKLYGVIEEDLQADEIIEVHLVNNYNTYSFGGKKKLVLTTKNWLGGKNDFLGIAYMATGGFCIFLSILFALIHVKNPRPHGDPTYSYGNRKSTTS; from the exons ATGGAAATGGAGGCTGGCAGCACATCAGCGTCCGGCGGAGGAACGCAAGCCCACTCCTATTCGCCACTGCGGTCCAAAG CATTCTATAAGTTTACCCAGCAGAATCTTCCAGCTTGCAAACCAAATCTGACACCAGCACgg GTTATAGCAATATTTCTGTTAGCTGGTGTTGTTTTTATACCTGTTGGTCTAGTATGTCTCCGTGCTTCAGAAAGT GTTGTGGAAATTCTTGATCGTTATGATATTGAATGTGTACCTGAGTCTTATAGAAACAACAAAGTAGCTTACATCAAGGATAGCTCAATTTCGAAGAATTGTAAGCGTCTAATAAAG ATTCAGAAGCATATGAATGCACCAATTTATGTCTATTATGAACTTGATAATTACTATCAGAATCATCGACG GTATATAAAAAGTAGAAGTGATAAGCAGCTTCTACATGGATTGGGGTACAAGGACACTAGTTCATGCAGACCTGAAGAGTATAACAATGGTCTCTCAATTGTTCCTTGTGGGTTAGTCGCATGGAGCTTGTTCAATGATTCTTACACCTTCGTGCGTGAGACTGTAGAATTAAGAATCAACAGGAGAAACATTGCTTGGAAGAGTGACCGAGAGCACAAGTTTGGTAGAAATGTATATCCCTTCAATTTTCAAAATGGAAGCCTAATCGGGGGAGGAACCCTTGACCCAGATGTTCCT CTGAGTGAACAAGAAGATCTCATAGTTTGGATGCGTACCGCTGCTCTTCCAAAGTTCAGAAAGCTGTATGGTGTAATCGAAGAAGATCTACAAGCTGATGAGATTATTGAAGTACACCTTGTTAATAACTACAACACTTACAGCTTTGGGGGAAAGAAGAAGCTTGTTCTTACAACTAAAAACTGGCTCGGGGGCAAAAATGATTTCCTTGGGATAGCTTACATGGCAACTGGAGGCTTTTGCATTTTCCTGTCCATCTTGTTCGCACTCATTCATGTGAAAAATCCAAG GCCTCATGGCGATCCTACTTACTCTTATGGGAACAGGAAAAGCACCACTAGCTGA
- the LOC135679813 gene encoding glutaredoxin-C9-like, translating into MRMVEEEAEGMVMMRRSGPYERVARMASGNAVVVFSVSGCCMCHVVKRLLLGLGVGPTVYELDQLGKGGREIQAVLSHLLSAASPSPSTSVSAAAVPAVFIGGQLLGGVEKVMSCHINGSLVPLLKQAGALWL; encoded by the coding sequence ATGAGGATGGTGGAAGAGGAAGCGGAGGGAATGGTGATGATGAGGCGAAGCGGACCGTACGAGAGGGTGGCGAGAATGGCGAGCGGAAACGCGGTGGTGGTGTTCAGCGTCAGCGGCTGCTGCATGTGCCACGTGGTGAAGCGCCTGTTGCTGGGGCTCGGCGTCGGCCCCACCGTGTACGAGCTCGACCAGCTGGGGAAGGGCGGCCGCGAGATCCAGGCGGTCCTCTCCCACCTCCTCTCCGccgcctccccctccccctccaccTCCGTCTCCGCCGCAGCCGTTCCCGCCGTCTTCATCGGCGGACAGCTCCTCGGCGGCGTCGAGAAGGTGATGTCGTGCCACATCAACGGCTCCCTCGTCCCGCTACTCAAGCAAGCCGGTGCTCTCTGGCTCTGA
- the LOC103990950 gene encoding transcription factor PCF6: MEFEENNHACKRSRVVGNGSQAAKIGRKEHQDEDEDDGERKGGGADVGRVGPWQHHPSSRIFRVSRASGGKDRHSKVYTAKGLRDRRVRLSVSTAIQFYDLQDRLGYDQPSKAIEWLIKAATAAINELPPLDGFPKLLQPSGDDQMKADPVVEQAYNQQQHPPTKSGCSSNSDTSKGSVLSLSRSESRVMARERARERAAKDKEKDRDDSGHIMASHHQNLNPRLNPQTPSFTELLTGGSGNNGGSNISAVAAGGENPGHNCIQKQISTADYFGQAGLFTQSQKSHQLPSGFSSQPHFGNSSPMGILPFNIAATGDHQEMQQFPFLHEHFFPVSAVAATGDHNLNFSISSGLAGFNRGTLQSNSPAQLPQQQHHSHNHLQRLSSTVDGSNLQFFFGAAAGSAAAATNTENQFQSGFDGRLQLCYGDGYRQSDLKGKGKS; the protein is encoded by the coding sequence ATGGAATTTGAGGAGAACAACCACGCTTGCAAGCGGTCACGGGTGGTGGGTAACGGCAGCCAGGCGGCCAAGATAGGTCGCAAGGAGCACCAGGATGAGGACGAAGATGATGGAGAAAGGAAGGGTGGAGGGGCCGACGTCGGCCGCGTCGGTCCCTGGCAGCACCACCCGTCGTCCAGGATCTTTCGTGTTTCGCGTGCCTCCGGTGGGAAGGATCGGCACAGCAAGGTCTACACGGCGAAGGGCCTCCGCGACCGGAGAGTCCGCCTCTCGGTCTCCACCGCCATCCAGTTCTATGACCTCCAGGATCGCCTCGGCTACGACCAGCCGAGCAAGGCCATCGAGTGGCTGATCAAGGCCGCCACGGCTGCCATCAATGAGCTCCCTCCACTCGATGGCTTCCCCAAGCTGCTTCAACCTAGCGGAGATGATCAGATGAAGGCCGATCCTGTTGTTGAGCAGGCCTACAACCAGCAGCAGCATCCGCCGACCAAATCCGGCTGCAGCAGCAACTCGGACACCAGCAAAGGCTCAGTCTTGTCTCTCTCGCGCTCGGAGAGCCGTGTCATGGCCAGAGAGCGAGCTCgagagcgagcagcgaaggataAAGAGAAGGACAGAGACGACAGCGGCCACATCATGGCCTCCCATCACCAGAACCTGAACCCTAGGCTGAACCCGCAGACCCCCTCTTTCACGGAGCTTCTTACCGGCGGCAGCGGCAACAACGGAGGCAGCAACATCTCTGCTGTTGCCGCAGGAGGGGAGAATCCCGGGCACAATTGCATTCAGAAGCAAATCTCCACAGCGGATTACTTCGGCCAAGCTGGTCTCTTTACCCAGTCTCAAAAGAGTCACCAGCTGCCCTCAGGGTTTTCTTCCCAACCCCACTTCGGAAATAGCTCTCCTATGGGAATTTTGCCTTTCAACATTGCTGCCACCGGCGACCATCAAGAGATGCAGCAGTTCCCTTTCTTGCACGAACATTTCTTCCCCGTCTCGGCTGTGGCAGCGACAGGGGACCACAATCTCAACTTCTCCATCTCGTCGGGTCTTGCGGGTTTCAATAGGGGGACCCTTCAGTCCAATTCACCAGCTCAGTTGCCTCAGCAGCAACACCACAGTCACAACCACCTACAGAGGCTCTCTTCTACGGTTGACGGATCGAACCTGCAGTTCTTCTTCGGTGCTGCGGCCGGTTCAGCTGCGGCCGCCACCAACACGGAGAATCAATTTCAGTCTGGGTTCGACGGCCGCCTGCAGCTTTGCTATGGGGATGGCTATCGGCAATCAGATCTGAAAGGGAAAGGAAAGAGCTGA